In Palleronia sp. LCG004, a single window of DNA contains:
- a CDS encoding outer membrane protein assembly factor BamE, translating to MAPALRRILAIAALVGLASCSAVYRNHGYVPPDPALSDIRVGVSDQDDVAEIIGRPTASGLLEESGWYYVQSRFRHFGLRAPEEIDREVVAISFTDAGTVSNVERFGLERGRVIALSRRVTDAEVQGVGFLQQLFGNIGNVDAASFLD from the coding sequence ATGGCACCAGCGTTGCGGCGCATCCTGGCGATCGCGGCCCTCGTGGGGCTCGCCTCCTGCAGCGCGGTATATCGCAATCACGGCTACGTGCCCCCCGATCCGGCATTGTCGGACATCCGCGTGGGCGTGTCCGATCAGGACGACGTGGCCGAGATCATCGGCCGCCCGACCGCCTCGGGCCTTCTCGAGGAAAGCGGCTGGTACTACGTCCAGAGCCGCTTCCGCCATTTCGGTCTGCGCGCCCCCGAGGAGATCGACCGCGAGGTCGTCGCGATCTCGTTCACCGATGCCGGCACCGTCAGCAATGTCGAACGGTTCGGCCTCGAACGGGGCAGGGTGATCGCCCTCTCGCGCCGCGTCACCGATGCCGAGGTGCAGGGCGTAGGCTTCCTGCAGCAATTGTTCGGCAATATCGGCAACGTCGACGCGGCGAGCTTCCTCGACTAG
- a CDS encoding DUF177 domain-containing protein: MTETARRSTPTKFRLSALSRTRPHEFEIVPDQSALSALAGELDLSALRKLRLTGELVPEGRSDWRLEAMLGATLVQPCGVTLEPVTTRVDEPVRRRYVEGLDRDALPSEQEMPEDDSVEALPDTLDLEAVMHEALILAVPPFPRAPGAEALDMAVTEPGSTPMTDDDAKPLAGLRDAMKRSEH; the protein is encoded by the coding sequence ATGACCGAGACCGCCCGCAGATCGACGCCGACGAAGTTCCGTCTGAGCGCCCTGAGCCGGACGCGGCCCCATGAATTCGAGATCGTGCCGGACCAGTCGGCCCTGTCCGCGCTGGCGGGCGAGCTCGATCTTTCGGCCCTCCGCAAGCTGCGCCTCACGGGCGAGCTTGTCCCCGAGGGGCGGTCGGACTGGCGGCTGGAGGCGATGCTGGGTGCCACGCTGGTGCAGCCCTGCGGCGTGACGCTCGAGCCGGTGACGACCCGCGTCGACGAGCCCGTCCGGCGTCGCTATGTCGAGGGGCTGGATCGCGACGCGCTGCCCTCCGAGCAGGAGATGCCCGAGGATGACAGCGTCGAGGCCCTGCCCGATACGCTGGACCTCGAAGCGGTCATGCACGAGGCGCTGATCCTCGCCGTGCCGCCCTTCCCCCGCGCCCCGGGGGCCGAGGCGCTCGACATGGCGGTGACGGAGCCCGGCTCCACCCCCATGACGGACGACGACGCGAAGCCGCTGGCCGGGCTGCGCGACGCGATGAAACGCTCGGAACACTAA
- a CDS encoding dihydroneopterin aldolase, protein MARFDIRLEDLEIRMFLGIHEAEQRDRQRVLVSVEMRIDVPDADGTLHVDYDRVADHIREYAGTHIATQEELTSRIHAFVTGLDHVVEARVSSRKPDIYPDCRSVGVTFSG, encoded by the coding sequence ATGGCGCGCTTTGACATCCGGCTCGAGGATCTCGAGATCCGCATGTTCCTCGGCATCCACGAGGCGGAGCAGCGTGACCGGCAGCGCGTCCTCGTCAGCGTCGAAATGCGGATCGACGTGCCCGATGCCGACGGCACCCTGCATGTCGATTACGACCGGGTGGCCGATCACATCCGCGAATATGCGGGCACGCACATCGCGACGCAGGAAGAACTGACAAGCCGCATCCACGCCTTCGTCACGGGCCTCGACCACGTGGTCGAGGCCCGCGTGTCGTCCCGCAAGCCCGACATCTACCCGGATTGCAGATCGGTGGGCGTGACCTTCTCGGGTTAG
- a CDS encoding SDR family NAD(P)-dependent oxidoreductase, with product MPHLLVTGGARRIGASVARHFAALGWAVTIHCNRSTDAAQALSDELGRDGHSCAVVQGDLADAGAIDRIFDAALAATGPVDLLLNNASTFSNDDLLDLDEAKFDDHLAVNLKAPVRLSARMADQAGGGDGLVVNMLDNKVFALNPDFFTYTISKSALLSATRLLAKRLGGRPRVCGIAPSITLVSGAQSEAEFQKTARINPLGRRVFPEDIARTLEYLWREKGLDGHIVTLDGGQSLMELGRDVAFLAQEDGVDGAL from the coding sequence ATGCCGCATCTTCTCGTCACCGGTGGGGCCAGGCGGATCGGCGCATCCGTCGCGCGTCATTTCGCGGCGCTCGGATGGGCCGTCACGATCCATTGCAACCGATCGACCGACGCGGCGCAGGCGCTGTCGGATGAGCTCGGTCGAGACGGGCATTCCTGTGCGGTGGTGCAGGGCGACCTTGCGGATGCAGGCGCGATCGACCGGATCTTCGACGCGGCCCTCGCAGCGACAGGTCCGGTCGATCTGCTGCTCAACAACGCCTCCACCTTCTCGAACGACGATCTCCTCGATCTCGACGAGGCGAAGTTTGACGATCATCTGGCGGTGAATCTCAAGGCTCCGGTCCGCCTCTCGGCACGGATGGCGGATCAGGCGGGCGGGGGCGACGGGCTCGTCGTCAACATGCTCGACAACAAGGTCTTCGCGCTCAACCCCGACTTCTTCACCTACACGATCAGCAAGTCGGCGCTTCTGTCGGCGACCCGGTTGCTGGCGAAGCGCCTGGGCGGGCGGCCACGGGTCTGCGGCATCGCGCCCAGCATCACGCTGGTCTCCGGCGCGCAGAGCGAGGCGGAGTTCCAGAAAACCGCGCGGATCAATCCGCTCGGTCGCAGGGTTTTCCCCGAGGATATCGCGCGCACGCTCGAATATCTCTGGCGCGAAAAGGGCCTCGACGGTCACATCGTCACGCTCGACGGGGGGCAGTCACTGATGGAACTCGGCCGCGATGTGGCCTTTCTCGCACAGGAGGATGGCGTCGATGGCGCGCTTTGA
- a CDS encoding ATP-binding protein, producing MLIEFSVQNHRTFRTKQTFTMAATATTQRAGHGHVLQTGFPAMPFVLTEACIFGANGSGKSSLINAMAAMKHFVRTSGKNSPGDQFETKPFVFDSTSHKEASEFEVVFIVGDLIYHYGFSLTKNRVIEEWLFARSKTTGRERHIFSREFNPLEGEYDWHLNSSQLKGERDSWKSQTLENALFLSTAVRLNAEYLDPVFNWITKSWQLIYSDELEHRTSRTTDWLREEEKKKRILQFLASADIELADVSVEDKEVPAEVFSVVKAFVESQNDGEKLDINDMKMPDLTTYRVDSEGTKRSLAFREESSGTQALFGLSAVILDTLDNGRTLVVDELNTGLHPLAFQHLVGLFASEKINSKGAQLVFTTHDTSVADQECLGRDQIWMVEKDPQLSARLVPLSDFKERGAKGFQKKYLDGRFGGVPRVLE from the coding sequence ATGCTGATTGAATTTTCTGTACAGAATCACCGTACGTTCCGCACCAAACAGACATTTACTATGGCAGCAACTGCGACGACACAGCGCGCGGGTCATGGACACGTACTTCAAACCGGTTTTCCAGCAATGCCGTTTGTCCTTACTGAGGCATGTATATTCGGTGCCAATGGTTCCGGGAAGTCTTCCTTGATAAATGCTATGGCAGCGATGAAACATTTTGTTCGAACTAGCGGCAAAAATTCGCCAGGCGATCAATTTGAGACTAAGCCATTCGTATTTGACTCAACATCACACAAAGAAGCTTCGGAATTCGAAGTGGTCTTTATCGTGGGCGATCTGATCTATCATTACGGTTTTTCGCTCACAAAAAACAGAGTTATCGAAGAATGGCTTTTTGCACGGTCAAAAACCACAGGAAGAGAGCGCCACATATTCTCTCGGGAATTTAATCCCTTGGAGGGTGAATACGATTGGCACCTAAATTCCAGCCAATTGAAGGGCGAACGGGATAGCTGGAAGTCCCAAACCTTAGAGAATGCGCTGTTCCTCAGCACGGCAGTTCGACTCAATGCCGAATACCTAGATCCTGTCTTCAACTGGATTACAAAATCGTGGCAGTTGATATATTCAGACGAACTAGAGCATCGCACAAGCCGAACTACCGATTGGCTTAGGGAAGAGGAAAAGAAAAAGAGAATTTTGCAGTTTCTCGCAAGCGCCGATATAGAACTTGCTGACGTTAGCGTAGAAGACAAAGAAGTTCCTGCAGAAGTTTTTTCCGTTGTAAAGGCATTTGTCGAGAGCCAGAACGATGGCGAAAAACTAGATATAAATGATATGAAAATGCCGGATCTCACCACCTATAGGGTTGACTCAGAGGGAACAAAGAGGAGCCTTGCTTTTAGAGAAGAATCTTCTGGGACCCAAGCTCTATTTGGCTTATCAGCTGTAATACTAGATACCCTTGACAACGGAAGAACTTTGGTAGTGGATGAACTTAACACTGGACTTCATCCACTGGCCTTTCAGCATCTAGTTGGCCTTTTTGCTTCAGAGAAAATAAATAGCAAAGGCGCACAGTTAGTTTTTACAACGCATGACACCTCAGTTGCAGACCAAGAATGCTTAGGAAGAGATCAGATTTGGATGGTAGAGAAAGATCCTCAGCTGTCGGCTCGCCTCGTTCCTCTGTCGGACTTCAAGGAACGTGGAGCTAAAGGGTTCCAAAAGAAGTATTTGGATGGTCGGTTTGGTGGTGTTCCCAGAGTACTTGAGTAA
- a CDS encoding RloB family protein, with protein MKRKSKSIRELRRPRPTKTERDKVLIVTEGEKTEPDYFNRLIATLGLTTAKVRVSGEGGAAPVSVFEAAEQILIRDDDFEQVYVVFDRDEHESYDEAIAKVHGLSQRNAFRKKTIKAITSVPCFEVWFRLHASNSCKPYTGNAGGQTAAKALVSDLRTAEIHGEKVFSNYDKKNCEAFFRQLALHRSEAKTRSARVLSQAKARGDAEHHENPSTRVHLVVEALEKLSKNS; from the coding sequence ATGAAACGAAAATCAAAGTCTATTCGAGAACTCAGACGGCCCCGCCCAACTAAAACTGAAAGAGACAAGGTATTAATCGTAACAGAGGGAGAGAAAACTGAGCCAGACTACTTCAATAGGCTCATTGCCACTTTGGGATTAACTACGGCCAAAGTTCGCGTCTCGGGTGAAGGCGGAGCTGCTCCAGTGAGTGTATTCGAAGCTGCAGAACAAATTCTAATACGCGATGACGATTTTGAACAAGTATATGTAGTGTTCGATAGAGATGAGCACGAATCTTATGATGAGGCTATTGCTAAAGTTCATGGCCTTTCTCAGAGAAATGCTTTTCGAAAGAAGACGATCAAGGCAATTACTTCTGTCCCGTGCTTCGAGGTTTGGTTCAGATTACACGCTTCTAATAGCTGCAAGCCTTATACCGGCAACGCAGGAGGTCAGACAGCGGCTAAAGCACTAGTTTCAGACTTGAGAACCGCCGAAATACATGGGGAAAAAGTATTTTCCAATTATGACAAAAAAAACTGCGAAGCTTTTTTTAGACAATTAGCTTTGCATCGTTCGGAAGCAAAAACTAGATCAGCTCGGGTGCTTAGCCAGGCAAAGGCTCGTGGCGATGCGGAACATCATGAAAACCCATCGACGAGAGTTCATCTAGTTGTCGAGGCATTAGAGAAACTATCTAAGAACTCATAG
- a CDS encoding VPLPA-CTERM sorting domain-containing protein: protein MKVELNRRLLPFEYFDFFERNQVSDESGLTVLSFWASNGIFSTSQTDIASFTAGADGNIAEWDIRFGENSGFDDDYSQSTSLMDRSSHRREYALEDGIGATFADASTYGPGTWSYVEGTAAAPDEIAAVPLPASVPLLATGFGILAFIRRRKATS, encoded by the coding sequence ATGAAGGTCGAACTGAATCGTAGGCTTTTACCATTCGAATATTTTGATTTCTTCGAACGCAACCAGGTGTCGGACGAATCCGGGCTAACCGTTCTGTCTTTCTGGGCAAGCAATGGTATTTTCAGCACCAGCCAAACAGATATCGCGTCTTTTACCGCAGGTGCTGACGGCAATATAGCTGAATGGGACATCAGATTCGGCGAGAATAGCGGGTTCGACGATGATTATTCGCAGTCAACCTCGCTTATGGACAGATCATCTCACCGGCGAGAGTACGCGCTCGAGGATGGCATCGGCGCAACTTTTGCCGATGCGTCGACCTACGGCCCAGGAACCTGGAGTTACGTCGAAGGTACCGCAGCTGCCCCGGACGAGATCGCAGCAGTACCGCTACCAGCTTCCGTTCCCCTCCTAGCGACCGGCTTCGGCATCCTAGCATTCATCCGACGTCGCAAAGCCACCTCTTAG
- a CDS encoding VPLPA-CTERM sorting domain-containing protein, whose product MRSLIAGGALIAASAVMADAAVYQYDITVELKEATVLQAYGYSNSSPTNIPSGVSCFEGDSYFTCEGDASGVEDLRGTGALSGYPDILSASLFLDTDYSIRDGGREPVCFGSGLLCSRSSIYGYYASPTGFGIYRSLSGQTDENFTSNGFFYEDDASYEFSFGGIGYYTIAGIRLQYVTTSLDISEVSPIPVPASLPLLLAGLGTLGFARRRSNERKQTHTFGTKD is encoded by the coding sequence ATGAGATCTCTTATTGCTGGAGGCGCACTGATTGCGGCCTCTGCCGTTATGGCAGACGCAGCAGTGTATCAGTACGACATTACAGTCGAATTAAAAGAAGCCACAGTTCTTCAAGCTTATGGATATTCGAACTCTAGTCCGACCAATATTCCGAGTGGCGTTTCATGTTTCGAAGGTGATTCCTACTTTACATGCGAAGGTGATGCATCTGGCGTGGAAGATCTACGAGGCACAGGTGCTCTTTCTGGATACCCGGATATCTTATCTGCCTCTCTATTCTTAGATACTGATTATTCGATCCGCGACGGGGGGCGAGAACCCGTGTGTTTTGGATCCGGATTACTTTGCAGCAGATCCAGTATATATGGATATTACGCTTCCCCAACAGGATTTGGAATTTACCGATCCTTGAGCGGTCAAACAGATGAGAACTTCACATCTAATGGCTTCTTCTATGAGGATGATGCCTCATACGAATTCTCATTCGGCGGGATTGGATATTACACCATAGCGGGTATCAGATTGCAGTACGTGACTACGTCACTTGATATCTCCGAAGTTTCGCCGATACCAGTTCCCGCGTCACTTCCGTTGCTACTCGCTGGTTTAGGCACCCTCGGGTTCGCCCGTCGGCGTAGCAATGAACGTAAACAAACCCACACCTTCGGCACCAAGGATTAG
- a CDS encoding VPLPA-CTERM sorting domain-containing protein: MSPFIIAVVALAVSVVNAEAAVYRYDVSMERNYAGYFSVSGSSDFFPDEVPTGVSCQGPAPLIQCDGFGAEDAFTMSDLFPLTTTATYIFDTASPNANPFCIGSGPLCRALEFGITMVTASPSGFTVDSSLSAGGYFVDQDRLFYADDGQNPFSFGGVDYKAGGITVSYNRTGLNISEVSPIPLPASLPMLCAGIALIGFLRRRTT; this comes from the coding sequence ATGTCACCGTTTATTATCGCAGTCGTTGCGCTTGCAGTTTCCGTCGTTAATGCTGAGGCTGCTGTCTACCGCTACGACGTCAGCATGGAGCGTAATTACGCTGGATATTTTAGCGTTTCGGGATCTAGCGATTTTTTTCCTGACGAAGTGCCAACCGGAGTTTCATGCCAAGGCCCCGCCCCATTAATTCAGTGCGATGGTTTCGGGGCCGAAGATGCCTTTACGATGTCTGACCTATTTCCACTAACGACTACAGCAACATACATATTCGATACTGCTTCGCCGAACGCGAACCCTTTTTGCATAGGATCTGGCCCGCTCTGTCGAGCACTTGAATTTGGGATCACGATGGTGACTGCCTCACCTTCCGGTTTTACGGTCGATTCATCTCTATCCGCTGGCGGTTACTTCGTTGACCAAGACCGCCTCTTCTATGCTGATGACGGCCAGAACCCGTTCTCGTTTGGCGGCGTCGATTATAAAGCCGGCGGAATCACCGTCAGTTATAACAGAACGGGACTGAATATTTCGGAGGTATCACCGATTCCGCTTCCTGCAAGCCTGCCTATGCTTTGTGCTGGAATAGCGCTTATCGGCTTTCTTCGTCGTAGAACGACTTAA
- a CDS encoding SGNH/GDSL hydrolase family protein, whose translation MARFGIHGFKIGDAIEAGLLPQVEGGFAERALGNVPSWGQAPVAPAVPAPEGIMRVADWDAESANASVEVTTWRSDMQVGPEGFYFKVTGYNGFDTPAPAEGETWDRRYHEFIFLWDFDDPGSRFTRPDNIMEHMRNANIGYGPQVGHTYTKPGTYRPSVIVYEPSTGKLAKHTLGPFTVKDPDILFAGAQTNYVHPDGDYSAAPTGAGTFTSIYDALKKARNGQPFRVMLALGVEHYMPGEHRFENGVGTYLRNVYVCAAPGGRAKVTTDKRSGELFYMIDKSPREDPGHGLDMTFVGVDIIGSWQSWSETGGRARAFTFSRGGEPDRKAQYFLLHDIFISGFDAGILYLGNSHQDNEDHHITSILSNTLITNWGDYAVFSGTNRMAFLGTQLTQHRDAMSGGWKNGAHNQHGCMRINGVDHAVMDGCDFFTYNGWWENINPYHTQQPVLRWNFMGHDDVHDMALNMQRSVCEGGETILAFQHMNTGKSVRNNNVRIDGVVFLASHMTSVPIKIAFGGVTTRRSMFVFPTTPRINFHLFEPKSAGAFINSGLVTGDEIDPIVWEHNTLVNRMLAAEINANEWKPEGVRFLRPDEVNVPLADGTIIERGNIVHQPNLAQPDIGFGPMSMLDSIPTYRTRGYKDGGGEAIRLTAPLAPGESVQIAHKGTDFGQPPSAYTDGVHFAKLGADEIATDQTVTRSGEVEISFIEGAAILKNTSEATWPKDLIIEYKWDRSRGSNPIARDGTYGSPPGTERLERPLANSKANGTGFAAAGVELDFFGIPRPTYPTSGAMNASRAIGRPAKVVVMGASIVEQSFGRDLVNPNTNASAKMIEKGRPVQVFGYGFGGEKLDSFTKRLDEVLAAHPDAIVVVHSGGNDVTATKPHATADLTLFRERLNVVVSRMRQHPGRVFLGSLTFRNYGGSTFASPENGSEPFNEQEIIPLLKREAPWCIGPSGRPYFDFYRWMISNHENWLEGDGIHPNSEGEEAMRKYVTDVLVQIMDDRTIEDMPALPERAA comes from the coding sequence ATGGCGCGATTTGGAATTCACGGCTTCAAAATCGGTGACGCGATCGAGGCGGGGTTGCTTCCTCAAGTAGAAGGGGGATTTGCAGAAAGGGCTCTGGGCAATGTTCCGTCCTGGGGGCAAGCTCCGGTTGCCCCTGCGGTGCCTGCACCGGAGGGGATCATGCGGGTGGCCGATTGGGACGCTGAATCGGCCAACGCGTCTGTCGAGGTGACGACGTGGCGCAGCGACATGCAGGTTGGTCCCGAAGGCTTCTATTTCAAAGTCACCGGATACAACGGATTTGATACGCCGGCCCCCGCAGAGGGCGAGACGTGGGACCGCCGCTATCACGAATTCATCTTCCTGTGGGATTTCGACGATCCGGGTTCGCGCTTCACGCGGCCGGATAACATCATGGAGCACATGCGAAACGCCAACATCGGCTACGGGCCGCAGGTTGGTCATACTTACACGAAACCCGGCACTTACAGACCGTCCGTCATCGTCTATGAGCCATCGACCGGCAAGCTCGCGAAACACACCCTCGGCCCCTTCACCGTCAAGGATCCCGATATCCTCTTCGCCGGGGCGCAAACGAACTATGTCCACCCGGACGGGGATTATTCCGCAGCCCCGACCGGCGCGGGCACATTTACCAGCATTTACGACGCATTGAAGAAAGCGCGGAACGGGCAACCCTTCCGGGTTATGCTCGCTTTGGGTGTCGAGCATTACATGCCGGGCGAGCATCGTTTCGAGAATGGCGTCGGGACCTACTTGCGGAATGTCTATGTCTGCGCAGCCCCCGGGGGCCGGGCCAAGGTTACGACCGATAAGCGGAGCGGCGAGCTGTTCTACATGATCGATAAGTCGCCGCGCGAGGATCCGGGCCACGGCCTCGATATGACGTTCGTGGGTGTCGACATTATCGGAAGCTGGCAGAGCTGGAGCGAAACCGGCGGCAGGGCGCGCGCCTTCACGTTCTCGCGCGGGGGTGAGCCGGATCGAAAGGCGCAATACTTCCTGCTCCACGATATCTTTATCTCCGGTTTCGACGCCGGGATCCTGTATCTCGGCAATTCGCACCAGGATAACGAGGATCACCATATCACCTCGATCCTGTCGAATACGCTCATCACGAACTGGGGGGATTACGCCGTTTTCAGCGGTACAAATCGCATGGCATTCCTCGGAACGCAGTTGACACAGCACCGGGATGCGATGTCCGGCGGCTGGAAAAACGGCGCTCACAACCAGCACGGCTGCATGCGGATCAATGGTGTCGATCATGCCGTCATGGATGGGTGCGATTTCTTCACCTACAACGGATGGTGGGAGAACATTAATCCGTATCACACGCAGCAGCCTGTGCTCCGCTGGAACTTCATGGGCCATGATGACGTGCACGACATGGCGCTTAACATGCAGCGGAGCGTTTGCGAGGGCGGTGAGACGATCCTCGCTTTCCAGCATATGAACACGGGCAAATCTGTCAGGAACAACAACGTGCGGATCGACGGGGTGGTTTTCCTCGCGTCTCACATGACAAGCGTTCCGATCAAGATCGCGTTCGGGGGCGTCACGACGCGGCGCAGCATGTTTGTTTTCCCGACGACCCCGAGGATCAATTTCCACCTGTTCGAGCCCAAGTCTGCCGGCGCATTCATCAATTCCGGTCTCGTAACCGGGGACGAGATCGATCCGATCGTCTGGGAGCATAACACGCTGGTCAATCGGATGCTGGCGGCAGAGATCAACGCGAACGAATGGAAGCCCGAGGGGGTCAGATTCCTTCGCCCTGATGAGGTCAATGTGCCTCTCGCGGACGGGACGATCATCGAACGCGGGAACATCGTCCATCAGCCCAATCTGGCGCAGCCTGATATCGGGTTCGGTCCTATGTCCATGCTCGACAGCATCCCGACATACCGGACGCGCGGCTATAAGGACGGCGGTGGCGAAGCCATAAGGCTCACCGCGCCGCTTGCGCCTGGGGAAAGCGTTCAGATCGCCCACAAGGGAACGGATTTCGGTCAGCCCCCTTCGGCGTACACGGACGGCGTGCATTTCGCCAAGCTCGGGGCCGACGAGATTGCAACGGATCAAACCGTCACGCGATCTGGCGAGGTCGAGATCTCCTTCATCGAAGGGGCCGCGATCCTCAAAAACACTTCCGAAGCGACGTGGCCGAAGGATCTCATAATCGAATACAAGTGGGACCGCAGCCGGGGGAGCAATCCCATCGCCCGGGACGGTACTTATGGATCGCCCCCGGGGACGGAAAGGCTCGAAAGGCCGCTTGCCAACAGCAAGGCGAACGGCACCGGCTTTGCCGCGGCTGGCGTCGAGCTGGACTTCTTCGGCATTCCACGCCCGACGTATCCGACCAGTGGGGCAATGAACGCATCGCGCGCGATCGGCCGTCCTGCGAAGGTCGTGGTCATGGGGGCGAGCATCGTCGAGCAATCTTTCGGGCGCGACCTTGTGAACCCCAACACGAACGCATCGGCGAAGATGATCGAGAAGGGGCGGCCGGTTCAGGTGTTCGGCTACGGGTTCGGCGGGGAGAAGCTGGACAGCTTCACGAAGCGTCTCGACGAGGTTCTTGCTGCACATCCCGACGCGATCGTTGTGGTCCATTCGGGCGGCAATGATGTGACGGCGACGAAGCCCCATGCGACGGCGGATCTGACGTTGTTCAGGGAACGGCTCAACGTGGTCGTTAGTCGGATGCGCCAGCATCCCGGCCGCGTGTTCCTGGGGTCTCTCACGTTCCGAAACTACGGCGGGTCCACCTTTGCCAGCCCTGAAAACGGGTCCGAGCCCTTCAACGAGCAAGAGATCATCCCGCTTCTAAAGAGAGAAGCCCCGTGGTGCATCGGCCCGTCCGGCCGGCCGTACTTCGATTTCTATCGATGGATGATCTCGAACCACGAAAATTGGCTGGAAGGCGACGGCATCCATCCGAACTCGGAAGGCGAAGAAGCCATGCGGAAGTATGTCACCGACGTTCTGGTTCAGATCATGGACGATCGGACAATCGAGGATATGCCGGCGCTACCAGAACGCGCCGCGTAA